The following nucleotide sequence is from Candidatus Zixiibacteriota bacterium.
CACACACGGCATCGCGGACCGCCGAATACGCACTGATGGGCACGTCGGTGCTCGTTGCGCTCATCGGGATCGCATGGGCGAATCGCTGGTATGTCCACAATCCGGCCGCAGCGGAAGCGATGCAGCGGCGTCTTGCCGGTTTCTACAACGTTTTGGCCAACAAATACAGGATCGATGAATTGTATGACTCGACCGTTGTGCGTCCGTTGATCGTACTGGGAACGAAGATCTATCGGCGCTTTGATCTCGGTGTCATCGATGCGACCGCCAATGGCGTTGCCTCCACCGCGCAGCAGGCGGCATCCGAAGGCGTCGCGCTGGCCACCGGACGATTCCGCTGGGGCGCGGTCACCTTTGCGCTCGGATGTGTCATCGGTGTCGGCTGGTTGTTGTTCGTGTTTGTGGACGGTTGACGATGGAGCACCTGGGGATTCTCACCGCACTGATCGTTTGGCCCGTTGTAGTCGGAGTATTCGTGTTGCTGGCCGGACGCGGCGATACGCTGCGGTCGGGATACATGGCCGCGGCGGGCGCCGCGATCGAGCTGGTGATCGCGATGTGGCTGTGGTTCGGTTTCGAGTTGTCGGCGGGGTTTCAATTTGTCGAGCACACGCCCTGGATTCCCAGTCTGGGCATTTCCTACAGCGTCGGCATCGACGGCATCTCGCTGTTGCTCGTGCTGCTGACCGTGCTGTTGACTCTGATCAGCATCGCCGCGTCGTTTACGTTTATCGGCAAAGCGCGCAATGGCTTTTATGCCTCGTTGCTGTTCCTCGAGGCGGGCGTCATCGGCGCATTCGTCGCAACCGACGTGTTCTTGTTCTATGTTTTCTGGGAGGCGATGCTCATCCCGATGTATTTCCTCATCGGGGTTTGGGGCAGCGAGCGGCGCATCTATGCGACCGTAAAGTTCGTGCTCTTCACGATGGTCGGTTCGCTCCTGATGCTGGTCGCGATCTTGTGGGCGTATCACTACGTCTCCGTTGGCGGCGCGCGGACATTCGATTTGCAGGCATGGTACCAGACCGATTTTCCCGCATCGGTACAATTGTGGTTGTTTGCCGCATTCGCGCTGGCGTTCGCGATCAAAGTGCCGATGTTCCCGTTTCACACGTGGCTGCCCGATGCGCATGTGCAGGCGCCCGCGGCCGGTTCGGTGATGCTGGCCGGGGTGCTGCTCAAGCTCGGCACCTACGGGTTCTTCCGTTTTGCCGCGCCGCTGTTTCCCGAGGCGTTCGCGGCGGCGCAGACGCCGATCATCATTCTCGCCGTCATCGGCATCGTCTATGGCGCGGTGATGACATTGGTGCAGACCGACGTCAAGAGTCTGATCGCCTACTCGTCCGTTTCGCACCTGGGGTTCGTCATGCTCGGTCTGGCGGCGCTGAATTTGATCGGCGCGACCGGATCGCTCCTGCAGCAAGTCAACCACGGCATTTCGACCGGCGCGCTGTTTCTGATCGTCGGGATGCTCTATGAGCGCCGTCACACGCGGGCCATCGCCGACTACGGCGGGCTCTTCGCCACGGTGCCGCTGTTGACGATCGCGTTTCTCATCGTCATGCTGTCATCGGTGGGACTGCCCGGTACGAATGGCTTTGTCGGCGAGTTTCTCATTCTGCTCGGCGCGTTTCGTCATTCGCCCGTTGCGGCGATCATCGCGACGTCCGGTGTCGTGCTGGCGGCCGGGTATCTGCTGTGGCTGGTGCGCCGTGTGTTTTTCGGCCCGATGACGATATCGGCCAACGAGACGATCCCCGATTTGTCGCGACGTGAATTGGCGACCATCGTCCCGCTGGTCGCACTCATTATTTGGATCGGCGTCTATCCGCGCCCGTTTCTGGATCGCATTACCCCGGCGATTGATGCCTGGCTGCGTCAGGTCAAACCAGTGGAACTGATCGAACAGCAGACGCCGTCGCCCGGAGTATTCGTCTCCGGCGAGAATCCATCGGAGCGCGAACAATGAACATCTCCGCCATTCTGCCCGAGGTCGTCCTGGCCATCGGCGCGGCGCTGGTCATGACCATCGACGCAATGACCGGGGGACGCCGCAACATCGG
It contains:
- a CDS encoding NADH-quinone oxidoreductase subunit M, with the protein product MEHLGILTALIVWPVVVGVFVLLAGRGDTLRSGYMAAAGAAIELVIAMWLWFGFELSAGFQFVEHTPWIPSLGISYSVGIDGISLLLVLLTVLLTLISIAASFTFIGKARNGFYASLLFLEAGVIGAFVATDVFLFYVFWEAMLIPMYFLIGVWGSERRIYATVKFVLFTMVGSLLMLVAILWAYHYVSVGGARTFDLQAWYQTDFPASVQLWLFAAFALAFAIKVPMFPFHTWLPDAHVQAPAAGSVMLAGVLLKLGTYGFFRFAAPLFPEAFAAAQTPIIILAVIGIVYGAVMTLVQTDVKSLIAYSSVSHLGFVMLGLAALNLIGATGSLLQQVNHGISTGALFLIVGMLYERRHTRAIADYGGLFATVPLLTIAFLIVMLSSVGLPGTNGFVGEFLILLGAFRHSPVAAIIATSGVVLAAGYLLWLVRRVFFGPMTISANETIPDLSRRELATIVPLVALIIWIGVYPRPFLDRITPAIDAWLRQVKPVELIEQQTPSPGVFVSGENPSEREQ